GGAGATAGATATGAAATTTTTAGCGCTGTAACTGCAGCAATGATATCTAGAATTCCTATAGCTCATATTCATGGTGGTGAAGCTACAGAAGGCTCAATAGATGAAGCTATTCGTCATAGTATAACTAAAATGAGTCATTTGCATTTTACTGCAACTGAAGAATACTCCAAAAGAGTTATACAGTTGGGTGAAAACCCAGACAAAGTTTTTACAGTTGGCGGTATGGGTGTTGAAAATATTAAAAGGCTTACGCTTTTTACAAAGGAAGAATTTGAAAAATTAATTGATTTTAAATTAAACATTAAAAATATTTTAGTTACATTTCATCCTGTTACATTAGAAAAAAATACATCAAAAAAACAATTCTCAGAAATTCTCGATGCTATAGATGATTTAAAAAATACAAATATTATTTTTACGAAAACAAATAGTGATACAGGTGGAAAAATTATTAACTCAATGATAGATGAATATACAAGTAAAAATCAAAATAAATCTATATCCATTACTTCAATGGGGCAACTTAATTTTTTAAGTGCTTTAAAATACATGGATTTCATTATTGGAAATAGTTCAAGTGGATTACTAGAGGCACCAAGTTTAAAAATTGGAACTATAAATATTGGTGATAGACAAAAAGGTAGAATTAAAGCGAAAAGCATTATTGATTGTTCTCCAAATAAAAAAAGCATAAAATATGCAATAAAAAAAGCTTATTCAAATGAATTTCAAAATCTTTTAAAAAATATTAAAAATCCTTATGGTGATGGGTGCCCTAGTCAAAAAATTATTAAAATTTTAAATTCTATTTCTATTGATGATCTTTTAAAAAAATCTTTTTTTAATGTGAAATTTTCATTATGAGAATAGTATTCATAGGAACTTTTGTAGAAAGTTTTATAATATTAAAAGAAATATTATGAAAAATATAGAAAAAATAAAAATCACAAAAGATGCAACAATTAAACAAGCTCTAAAAATTATATCTAATGGGGCTCTTCAAATTGCAGTTGTTGTTGATAAAAAGGGAAAGTTATTGGGTACTTTGACTGATGGAGATATTAGAAGAGGATTCTTAAAAGGATTAGATATTAATAGTTCTATAAATTCTATAATTAACAAGAAACCTTTTGTAGTGAAAAAAGATGATATTAAAGAAAAAGTATTGAAAATTGCACTTAAAAAAAAAATATATCAAATTCCCATAGTCGATAAAAATTTCAAGATAATAGGACTACATGTATTAGATGAGCTTATAAAGTCTAAAAATAATAACTTAGTTGTGATAATGGCAGGTGGTAAAGGCATGCGTTTAAGACCTTTAACAAAAAATATTCCTAAACCAATGTTAAAAGTGGGTGATAAACCTATACTTCATATAATATTAGAAAAATTTATAGATAGTGGTTATGATAATTTTGTTATTTGCGTTAATTATAAGTCAAAAGTAATTATGGATTATTTTGGTAATGGAAAAAAAATTGGAGCACAAATAGAATACATTCATGAAAAGATTGAAATGGGTACAGCTGGTGCTTTAAGTCTGTTAAAAAAAAAAAAAATAAATCAGCCTTTTTTTGTAATTAATGGTGATATATTAATTAATCTTGATTTTAAAAAAATGCTTAATTTTCATCAAGAACACAATTCAAAAGCAACAATGTGTATTAAAGAGTTTAATGTTGAATTGCCTTACGGTGAAGTTAGAGTAAAAAAAGAAATTATTGACTCGATTGAGGAGAAACCAAAACATAAATTTTATGTTAATGCAGGTATTTATATACTTGATCCAAAATGTATTAATTTAATCCCAAAAAAATTTTATAATATGACTTCTCTTTTTAAAAAGATGATAAATAAAAAAGATAAAATAGTTTCGTTTCCATTAGGAGAAAATTGGTTAGATATAGGAAGATTCGTTGATTATGATAAGGCCAATCTCAAATATAATTCTTTTTTCATAAATAAATGAACATTAAGGTATTTAAGAAGAAATGATAAAATTAATTGCTGAAACCGCTTGGCACCATGAGGGTGATTTTGTTTTTATGAAAAATTTAATTAATGAAATTGTAAAAAATACTGATGCGGATATTGTTAAAATGCATATTACTATAGATTTTGAGGAGTATATGGATCAAAGTCATCAGGCTTATAATCAGTTAAAGGCAATGACTTTTACAAAAGAGCAGTGGAGAGAATTGATTGCAATTGTAACAAAAGGTAACAAAGAAATCATGTTATTGCTCAATGATACTAATGCTATAGAGTTTGGTCTATCATTTAATCCAGATTATGTTGAAATTCATTCAGTTTGTTTGAATGATATATTTATGCTTGAAAAATTAAAAAAAGATATCCAAAAGCAAACTAAAATTGTTCTTGGAGTTGGTGGTACAAGTATTAATGAAATAGAAAATGCAATTAATTTTTTAGATCATTCAAACATGATTCTTATGTTTGGATTTCAAAACTATCCGACAATTTATAAAGATGTAAATCTTGATAAGGTTAGGAAATTGATGAGATTATTTGATAATATTGAATATGGTTATGCAGATCATACAGCAGGTGATAGTAGGTATAATGAACTGGTTACGCTTTTAGGAGCAGCTAGTGGAATGAAGTATGTAGAAAAACATATAACCACACACTTTGGAGAAAAAAGAATAGATTGGCCAGCCGCAATATCTGTAAAAATGTTTAATGAGTTACATAAAAAAATAAAAATACTTGATGAACTAAATGGCTCAGGATTGCTTTCTATGAACGAAGGAGAGAAAACTTATTCTGTTTTTGGGCCAATGAAAAAAGCAGCTGTAATAAATTCAAATTTGTCAAAAGGTAATATTTTAAAATTAATTGATATTAAATTTACAAGAACTAAAGAAATATCAGACATGTCACAATTAGATGTCATTAATTCAATTGGTAAAAAAATATCTAATGATATTAGCAAAGGAACAGTATTAAAGAAAAAATACTTTATTTAGGGGGATTTAACTGAAAATTGGTTTTCTTATTACAGCACGTTTAAAGTCAAGTAGATTAAAATTAAAAATTCTTAAATCATTAAATGGACACACAGTTATTGAACGAATTATACAAAGAGCAAAAGAAGTAAAAGATTGTAGTGATATTGTTTTATGTACTTCACGCATAAATCAAGATTTACCTTTAGTTAGATTGGCAAAAGAAAATAATATTTATTATTACAATGGTAGCTCTGATGATGTGTTACAAAGACTATTAGATGCTGCAGAGTTGTTTGAGATGGATTATTTTGTTGGTATGACAGCTGACAATCCCCTGTTTTCTGTTCATCATGCAAATTTAATTATTAATGAAATAAAATCTAAAAATGAAATTGACTATATATACACATCTGAGATGCCAGTAGGTGTAAATATATATGCTATTAAAACTAAAGCTCTCAAGACTGTTTGTAGTATTAAAGAGGAAATTGATACAGAGATTTGGGGTTATCTGATAAATAGACCTGAAATTTTTAATGTAGTTGAAATAAAAGCTGATAATGAATATCGTTTTGAGAACTGCAGAATGACTCTTGATGAAATTGATGATTATAACTTTTTCAAGGAGATATACAGCATGTATCCAATTAATAAAGTAATTGATGTTTTGGATGTTTTTAAAATTTTGAGAAAAAACCCTGAGCTTCTTGATTTAAACAAAAATGTAATACAAAGAGATTTAGATAATAAAATAAAAATTAGAATCTCAAAATTTTATGAGGAGAATAAAGTTAAAATTTTAAAATTAAAAGAACAAATTTATTCTGTATAATTTTTGAAATAATAAATTTTTTCTAAATATTAGTTAATAAGAATTAAACCTTTACGAATATCAACTTTTACACCTCATCACGAAAAAAAACTGGAGCTCTCCGATTTTTTAAAAAAAGAAACCAGTATTGCATCATCTTTCAAAAACCTGAATGTATTTGATAATACAGAGTCTCATATCGCAATATATGCAGACATTATTAAGTAGACCAAATAAAAAAATTATTAAATTTAGTCCAAATCGAATTTACTCATATAGTCTTTTTTAAGTGCCTCATTTTGCTCTCTCTTATCTAAAATACAGTTACCAATTACAAGAAAATCTAAGCCTGTTCCCATAAAACAATTAAATGCATCTGTTGGTGTATTTACAATCGGTTCTCCTCTCACATTAAATGAAGTATTAACAATTACAGGACAACCAGTTTTTTTATTAAAATTTGAAATTAAATCATAATATGGTTTGTTTGTTTTTTTATTAACAGTTTGAATTCTTGCGGAATAATCTACATGTGTAACTGCTGGAATTTCTGATCTTTTAACATTTAATTTATCAATGCCAAAATATTCTTTTTGTTCTGCAGTCATTTCAATTTTTACATCATCTTTTATATTTGCTACCATGAGCATATAGGGGCTTTTTTTTTCCATATCAAACCATTCAAATAAATTTTCCTCAAGAATTGATGGAGCAAATGGTCTAAAGCTTTCTCGATATTTTACTTTTAAATTCAAATTTTTTTGCATTTTGTCAGACCTTGGATCTCCAAGTATTGATCTACCACCCAAAGCTCTTGGGCCAAACTCCATTCTTCCTTGAAACCAACCTACAGCTTTCCCTCTAGATAATTGTTCAGATGTTTGCTCAATTAAATTTTCATAATCTAAAGTTTTATATTTCGCTCCAATAGATTTTAATTCCTCCTCTATCTCATTTTGAGTGAACCCAGGACCCAAATAAGATCCTTGCATACTGTCTTCGGGATCAATTTTTCTCAAGTTACCCTGTTCAATATGCCACAATGCCAAAGCAGCTCCTAATGAACCTCCAGCATCTCCTGCGGCCGGTTGTATCCATATGTTATCAAAAATTTTTTCATTGAGAATTTTGCCATTTGCAACACAATTTAATGCAACTCCACCAGCTAGGCACAAGTTTTTAACATTGTACTCACTACGAATTGACTTTGATAGTTTAACCATTATGTCTTCAGTCACTTTTTGTACAGATGCTGCTATATCCATATGAAATTGAGTTAGTTTTTCATTAATTGGATCTCTAGGCTCTTGACCAAATAATTTATGAAATTTATTGTTAGTCATGGTGAGACCAGTTGCATAATTAAAAAAATTTTGATCTAACCTGAATGATCCATCTTTCTTAATATCTATTAATTGTTTTATTTTTTCTTCATAAATTGGTTTACCATATGGTGCTAAACCCATAAGTTTATACTCGCCACTATTAACTTTAAATCCTGTGTAGTAAGTAAATGCTGAATAAAGAAGACCTAGAGAGTGCGGAAAATGTATTTCTTTTAATATTTTTAATTTATTTCCTTTACCATGCGCAATAGTAGTTGTTGCCCATTCTCCAACACCATCAGCAGTTAAAACTATTGCTTCTTCAAATGGTGAAGGAAAGAAGGCACTAGCAGCATGGCTTAAATGATGATCAGAAAAAAATATGTTCTCATCTGATTTGTAATTTTCATCATGTTCTTTAAGTTTGTTAAATAATAAATTTTTTTGAAAAAGTTTTTCTTTAATCCATAAAGGCATAGCTTTGCTGAAAGAAATAAATCCTTTAGGTGCAAATGCAACATACGTTTCTAATAGTCTTTCAAATTTTAAAAAAGGTTTTTCAAAGAAAACTACTTGATTTATGTTGGAAAGTTTCAAGTTTGTGTGTTTTAAAACAAACTCAATTGCATGATATGGGTAATTTGGGTCATGTTTTATTCTAGTAAATCTCTCCTCTTGGGCTGCAGCTAATATTTCGCCATTTTTTAAAATACACGCCGCACTATCATGATAAAATGCAGAAATACCTAATATAAATTTCACTTAAAATATTGTATAAATAAATGGAGCTACAGCTGAACCTTGACTTAAAATTATTAATCCACCAAATAAAACTAAAACAATTATAATTGGTAATAACCAATATTTTTTTCTTATTCTTAAAAATTGCCAAAATTCTATTATAAAATTCATACTAAAATTGATTTTTCATACTGCTGCTTGATTCATTTTTTTTAATCCAATATGATTTATTTTTATTAAATTTTAAATTTAAGATATCCTTTTTAAAAATTTTCATTAATAAAGCTATAGGAGTCACTACAAAAAAAAATATCATTCCCATTACAATTGGAGAAAAGATTTTTCCTAAAAGAATTCCAAACTTAAACCAAATTTTATTTAAGGGAAGCAGTAAATTAGAGTTAATTAGACCTAAAATTAAAAAAATTAGCGAAACTATTAGTGACCAAATTCTAATATTTTGATCATTTAAAAGTGGATAAGTTGATATTATTAAAAAAACTATAAAAAAAACTAATCCAAAACTTCGATTTGAGCTGATTTTAATATCTTTCATTTATTATTTTTTAATCAAAACTTAAATTATTGAATATTTTTTTTAAAATATTTTTAGACATGATTTTAGTATATGTTATTTCTATATCTTATTAAACCGCAGATAAGTTATTTTATATGCTACAATTATAAAAATTTCAAAATTAAATATCAATGATCAAAAAAAATTATTTAATTAAAAATAGAAAAGATTCTGAAATAATTTTTAATGACATATTAAAAATATATAAAAAAATAGAAAAAGTCAAAAAACAAAGTGATGATAATATTGTTGGTATTTTGTTTCACGAGTTAATGTATTTTTTTGTCTCCATTAGATGTAGAAGAAACTTAAAAATTTTTACAGATATTTCTAGCAACTATCCTGTGATTAAGTTTGGTAAAAGAAATGGTATAGATATTTTCAAATTAAAACAAAGTAGTTTTTTAGTCAAAAAATTACTTAAATTTTATTCATTATTTTCTTATTTTTTTAAAAAAAAAAAAAAATTGTTTCTAAGTAAAAGTATTTCTTTAAGTTTTAAAAATAAAATTTTAATAATTTTATTTTGTTTAATAAATAAATACGAAATAGTTCTAGTAAATTTTGAGGATATTAAGATGAACCTAAGTCAAAATACTGAGTCTTATTTTCTGAAAGAAATAAAAAAACTTTTACTTAAGAATAAGATAAATTTAAAAAACTTAGACGATATTAAAAAATTAATAAAAAAGATCAAAGCAAAAAAGGAATTCAAATTTGAAAATTTAGATGAAAGTATTATTATTTCAGGCACATTAGGAGATATTCAAAATAGACTTCTTGCGAAAAAAAAAAAGAAGCTAAATTCAAAATTATTATTAATAAATCATATTCCCACCTATGGAGTTGTATCTTACAAAAGTCTTAAATATGATGAATTTTATTTATGCGATTATTTTTTAACCTCAGGAAAAAAAGAAAAAATTTTAAATGATGAAAATTATGTAAGTATTGACGATAGTAATTATAAGATTATTCCCATAGAAAACAAAAATTCTATACATTTATCTAATTATATCAAAAAGATAAATTTTAAAGAATTAAATAAGATGAGAATTCTTTATATTCCACATAGGGTTCTTAATGTATCATTAAATGGAGTTGATTATTTGTATAAGGAAAAATATGAAGCTTGGCAGAATTTTTTATATTCAAAATTTGGAAAGATAGATGCCAAATATCCTTATAAAAAAATTAATTATAATATTAATAATAAATTTAATGTGCTTGATACAAATTTAAAACTCTTAAAAATTTGTAAAAACTATGATCTTATTATAATAGATTACATTTCCTCCGCAACATTCAGTGAAGTTGCGGGTACATGTGTTCCAATATTATATTTTAATTTAAATAGAGATAACATTAATAAGGATGCATACAAATTAATTAAGAATAGGGTAAATGAGATTAAAATAAATATTTTTGATGAATTTAAAGGCTTTGATAAAATCAACGAATTAAAAACATACGGTAAAAGAAGAAATAAATTTAAAACTACTTATTTGGATACATTAACTAATAAATCACTTTACCATCATCTTAAAAATATTGAAAAGGCAATAAAAAAATGAAAGATACATTTAAATCTTTAAATAATTTTTTAACAATTTTTGCAAAAGAAAAAAAATTAAAGTATTACTATTTTATTTTTTTCAATTTATTTATAACTCTTCTCGAAATGCTGAGCCTTGGTATATTGTTTCCTTTCCTAAGTTTGATTATTGATCCACAATTTATTTCAAAAATCAATAGTTACGATATTAAATTTGTTAATCAATTAAGTTATAATGAAGTTTTAATATTACTTTTAATTTTATTGGTAATTCTTTTTATTTTGAAAAATATCATCATTGGGTTTTTAAGCTGGGATCAAATCAAATATTCGATGTATTTACAAAACAATGTTGCAACAAGTTTGTTGAAAAAATATATTTTTAATAATTATTTGTTTCATAAAGCCAATGACTCTTCAAAACTTATTAGAGTAATAAATGTCGATTCTTTCGTTGTTATAACCGGTTTTATTATTCCCTCATTTTTCTTTTTTACAGAATTATTTATTTTTTTAGGAATTATCCTTCTCTTAGCTTTCTATGAGATAAATGGGCTTTTTATTGCTTTTTTCTTTTTTATTATATCTTTCTTAATTTACAAAAAATTTAGCAAAAAACTTAAAGAGCATGGAACAATAAGACAAAAAAATGAAACACTTAAAATAAAGTATGCAAAAAGCATCTTTGAAGGCATAAAGGAAATATTGTTCTATAGAAAACAAAAATTTTTTTTTAATTTATATAAAGATATAAATCTAAGTGTAAATAAAAGTATATCATTTCTGGAAGGAGTAAAACTATTACCTAGATTGTTTTTAGAAGTATTTGGTGTGATTGCATTTTCATTAGTGATGATTTTTTTGATTTTTAGTGGAAAGGACTTAGTTAAACTTGTTCCATTATTTGGAATTTACATAGTAGCAGGCTTTAAAATTCTTCCATCTTTAAATAGAATTATAAGTTCAGCTCAACAAATGAGGTTTAACAAAGTTTATCTTGAGTCATTAATTTCAGAATATTCTAAAAATACAGATTATATAAAATTTGACATTAAGGAAACAACGAAACAAAATAATTTATGCTTTAACGAAAAAATTGAGTTAAAGAATATAAGTTTTAATTATAAATCAAATAATAGGGGGAATAACGTTTTAAAAAATATTAATCTAAGCATTAAAAAAAATTCAATTACAGCTCTTATTGGAAGAAGTGGAAGTGGTAAAAGCACTATTGTAGATATCTTGCTAGGCTTAATTCAACAAGATTCGGGTGAAATTTTCGTTGATGGTAAAAGAATTGATCAAAATGTATCTAAACTTAAAATTGGTTATGTTCCACAATCAAATTTTTTAATAAATGACTCAATTAAAAGGAATGTAGCTCTAGGAGTGAAAGAAGTGGATATAGATTTAAATAAAGTAAATAAAGCGATAGAGCTATCAAGATTAATTTATGATCTTGAAAATAATGGTTTAGATATAAATAGCATGGTTGGGGAAAAAGGATCTCAAATTTCAGGAGGACAGGCGCAAAGAATTGCTATTGCAAGATCTTTATATGATGATCCTGAAATTATTATTTTTGATGAAGCTACTAGCTCACTAGATATAGAAACAGAAAAAGAAATACTTGATAATTTGTTAGTTTTGAAAAAAACAAAAACGGTATTATTAATCACTCATAATGATCGAATATTAAAGTATTGTGATAAAGTGATATCACTGGAGAATAATAAAATTATTAACAAAATATAATATGAAAATTATACTTAATGGAGCCGGAAGAATTGGGAGGTGTCTTATTAGAAAAATTATAAATGATAAAGAAATAGAGCTAACTCAAATAAATGATCCATTTCTTACCGCAGCTAGCCTGTGCTATTTAATCAATTATGATTCCGTTTATGGTCCTTTAAAAAATAAATTTGAAGTAATAGATAGAGGAAGAATAAGATTTGGAAATAAAAATATAGTTTTTTCAAAATATAAAAATCTTTATGAAAAAAATTTCAATAAGAGTATTAATTTTATAATAGATTCTTCTGGAGTAAAAAAAAATCACGAAAAAATCTTAAAATACAAAAAAAATTCGAAATTTAAGGCGTTAATAACCCACACATATGAGAGGGCTGACATTCAAATCATTTTTGGAGTAAATGAGAAGAACTATAATAATAAAAAGCACCAGATAATATCAACATCCATATGTGATGCTGTTGCAATTGGTCCAGTTCTAAATCTATTAAATCAAAAGTTTAAAATAAAAAATGGATCAATCCTTACCCTTCACCCTTGGTTAGGCTATCAAAATCTTGTAGATGGACCTTCAAGATCTTTCGCATATCCAGGAGAAATTATTGATAATTTTAGTCTTGGAAGAGCTTCTACTGAAGCTCTAATTTCAAAAAAAACATCCTGCGTTAACGCTTTAAATGTTGTAATTCCAGGAATGCAAAAGAAAATTTCCTCAATGTCTATCCGTGTTCCAACCCAAATAGTCTCTTCAGCATATATACATTTATCATTTATAAATAAATTTAATGTTAAAAAATTTAAATTAGAGATAAATAACTTTATTAAGAAACAAAATTTTCAAATTTTAACTCTCAATACCGACCAATGTATTTCAAAAGATTTTATAGGAAATTATTTTTCAACTATAATCGATGAAAGATGGACTGAAGTAAAGAATGATAATTTAAGATTGTTATTATGGTATGATAATGAGTTTGGCTACTGTTCTAGAGTAGTTGATTTAATAAAAAAAATTAAATCTGATGAAAAAATATAAAAATAAAATTTTTTTAATTGGTGGCGCATCAAGTGTAACCAAGTCCTCATTAAGTTTTGAATTAATGAAAAAACATAACATAATTCATAAACTTGGATCAGGTTTTATTAGAGAAATGGCAAAATCATTTATTTCTAAAAAAATTAATAAACATTTGTATTCTCACTCATTTGAAACAAATTTGAAAAATCCGATTCAAAACTTATATCTGCAATCAGTTCCTTTAAAAAAAATGTTTAGAAATGCAATTAATAGAGCCAATAAAGAGGGAACTTCTATTATAATTGAAGGTGTTAATATAATCCCAGGTTTAATGGAATTTAATGACATTGATGAGAAAATACTATTAGTGGTTAAAGATGAAAAAAGACACATTAATATGTTAAAAAATAATACAACACATAAACTTAGAAAAGTTGATAGTAAATATTTTGAAAATATTAGAGCTATCCAGAAAGAACTAATGCGAAGAGCAAAAAAACATAAATGGAGAATATTAGATAGATCTTAATTATGAAAAAAATTATAGGAATTTTTGGTTATGGAAGTCAAGGAAGGGCACATGCTTTAAATTTAAGAGATTCCGGAAATAACGTATTGATAGCTAATATAGAGGATAAATATCAAAAAAGAGCG
The Candidatus Pelagibacter sp. RS40 DNA segment above includes these coding regions:
- a CDS encoding ATP-binding cassette domain-containing protein, producing MKDTFKSLNNFLTIFAKEKKLKYYYFIFFNLFITLLEMLSLGILFPFLSLIIDPQFISKINSYDIKFVNQLSYNEVLILLLILLVILFILKNIIIGFLSWDQIKYSMYLQNNVATSLLKKYIFNNYLFHKANDSSKLIRVINVDSFVVITGFIIPSFFFFTELFIFLGIILLLAFYEINGLFIAFFFFIISFLIYKKFSKKLKEHGTIRQKNETLKIKYAKSIFEGIKEILFYRKQKFFFNLYKDINLSVNKSISFLEGVKLLPRLFLEVFGVIAFSLVMIFLIFSGKDLVKLVPLFGIYIVAGFKILPSLNRIISSAQQMRFNKVYLESLISEYSKNTDYIKFDIKETTKQNNLCFNEKIELKNISFNYKSNNRGNNVLKNINLSIKKNSITALIGRSGSGKSTIVDILLGLIQQDSGEIFVDGKRIDQNVSKLKIGYVPQSNFLINDSIKRNVALGVKEVDIDLNKVNKAIELSRLIYDLENNGLDINSMVGEKGSQISGGQAQRIAIARSLYDDPEIIIFDEATSSLDIETEKEILDNLLVLKKTKTVLLITHNDRILKYCDKVISLENNKIINKI
- a CDS encoding DUF5989 family protein; protein product: MNFIIEFWQFLRIRKKYWLLPIIIVLVLFGGLIILSQGSAVAPFIYTIF
- the neuC gene encoding UDP-N-acetylglucosamine 2-epimerase yields the protein MKRKICIITGSRAEYGLLYWLIREVNIDKNLELQLIVTGMHLSAEFGLTYKEIEKDFKIDMKIDMHLSSDTAEGISSSMGIAQKSFSEAYSKLKPDIIVVLGDRYEIFSAVTAAMISRIPIAHIHGGEATEGSIDEAIRHSITKMSHLHFTATEEYSKRVIQLGENPDKVFTVGGMGVENIKRLTLFTKEEFEKLIDFKLNIKNILVTFHPVTLEKNTSKKQFSEILDAIDDLKNTNIIFTKTNSDTGGKIINSMIDEYTSKNQNKSISITSMGQLNFLSALKYMDFIIGNSSSGLLEAPSLKIGTINIGDRQKGRIKAKSIIDCSPNKKSIKYAIKKAYSNEFQNLLKNIKNPYGDGCPSQKIIKILNSISIDDLLKKSFFNVKFSL
- a CDS encoding glyceraldehyde 3-phosphate dehydrogenase NAD-binding domain-containing protein encodes the protein MKIILNGAGRIGRCLIRKIINDKEIELTQINDPFLTAASLCYLINYDSVYGPLKNKFEVIDRGRIRFGNKNIVFSKYKNLYEKNFNKSINFIIDSSGVKKNHEKILKYKKNSKFKALITHTYERADIQIIFGVNEKNYNNKKHQIISTSICDAVAIGPVLNLLNQKFKIKNGSILTLHPWLGYQNLVDGPSRSFAYPGEIIDNFSLGRASTEALISKKTSCVNALNVVIPGMQKKISSMSIRVPTQIVSSAYIHLSFINKFNVKKFKLEINNFIKKQNFQILTLNTDQCISKDFIGNYFSTIIDERWTEVKNDNLRLLLWYDNEFGYCSRVVDLIKKIKSDEKI
- a CDS encoding carbamoyltransferase family protein, whose product is MKFILGISAFYHDSAACILKNGEILAAAQEERFTRIKHDPNYPYHAIEFVLKHTNLKLSNINQVVFFEKPFLKFERLLETYVAFAPKGFISFSKAMPLWIKEKLFQKNLLFNKLKEHDENYKSDENIFFSDHHLSHAASAFFPSPFEEAIVLTADGVGEWATTTIAHGKGNKLKILKEIHFPHSLGLLYSAFTYYTGFKVNSGEYKLMGLAPYGKPIYEEKIKQLIDIKKDGSFRLDQNFFNYATGLTMTNNKFHKLFGQEPRDPINEKLTQFHMDIAASVQKVTEDIMVKLSKSIRSEYNVKNLCLAGGVALNCVANGKILNEKIFDNIWIQPAAGDAGGSLGAALALWHIEQGNLRKIDPEDSMQGSYLGPGFTQNEIEEELKSIGAKYKTLDYENLIEQTSEQLSRGKAVGWFQGRMEFGPRALGGRSILGDPRSDKMQKNLNLKVKYRESFRPFAPSILEENLFEWFDMEKKSPYMLMVANIKDDVKIEMTAEQKEYFGIDKLNVKRSEIPAVTHVDYSARIQTVNKKTNKPYYDLISNFNKKTGCPVIVNTSFNVRGEPIVNTPTDAFNCFMGTGLDFLVIGNCILDKREQNEALKKDYMSKFDLD
- a CDS encoding cytidylyltransferase domain-containing protein, producing the protein MLKSLNGHTVIERIIQRAKEVKDCSDIVLCTSRINQDLPLVRLAKENNIYYYNGSSDDVLQRLLDAAELFEMDYFVGMTADNPLFSVHHANLIINEIKSKNEIDYIYTSEMPVGVNIYAIKTKALKTVCSIKEEIDTEIWGYLINRPEIFNVVEIKADNEYRFENCRMTLDEIDDYNFFKEIYSMYPINKVIDVLDVFKILRKNPELLDLNKNVIQRDLDNKIKIRISKFYEENKVKILKLKEQIYSV
- a CDS encoding SxtJ family membrane protein, encoding MKDIKISSNRSFGLVFFIVFLIISTYPLLNDQNIRIWSLIVSLIFLILGLINSNLLLPLNKIWFKFGILLGKIFSPIVMGMIFFFVVTPIALLMKIFKKDILNLKFNKNKSYWIKKNESSSSMKNQF
- a CDS encoding nucleotidyltransferase family protein, which produces MKNIEKIKITKDATIKQALKIISNGALQIAVVVDKKGKLLGTLTDGDIRRGFLKGLDINSSINSIINKKPFVVKKDDIKEKVLKIALKKKIYQIPIVDKNFKIIGLHVLDELIKSKNNNLVVIMAGGKGMRLRPLTKNIPKPMLKVGDKPILHIILEKFIDSGYDNFVICVNYKSKVIMDYFGNGKKIGAQIEYIHEKIEMGTAGALSLLKKKKINQPFFVINGDILINLDFKKMLNFHQEHNSKATMCIKEFNVELPYGEVRVKKEIIDSIEEKPKHKFYVNAGIYILDPKCINLIPKKFYNMTSLFKKMINKKDKIVSFPLGENWLDIGRFVDYDKANLKYNSFFINK
- a CDS encoding N-acetylneuraminate synthase family protein → MIKLIAETAWHHEGDFVFMKNLINEIVKNTDADIVKMHITIDFEEYMDQSHQAYNQLKAMTFTKEQWRELIAIVTKGNKEIMLLLNDTNAIEFGLSFNPDYVEIHSVCLNDIFMLEKLKKDIQKQTKIVLGVGGTSINEIENAINFLDHSNMILMFGFQNYPTIYKDVNLDKVRKLMRLFDNIEYGYADHTAGDSRYNELVTLLGAASGMKYVEKHITTHFGEKRIDWPAAISVKMFNELHKKIKILDELNGSGLLSMNEGEKTYSVFGPMKKAAVINSNLSKGNILKLIDIKFTRTKEISDMSQLDVINSIGKKISNDISKGTVLKKKYFI